In one Prosthecochloris aestuarii DSM 271 genomic region, the following are encoded:
- the rsmA gene encoding 16S rRNA (adenine(1518)-N(6)/adenine(1519)-N(6))-dimethyltransferase RsmA: protein MTKVQYKHTEIAVKKKLGQNFLTDRNTIRKIVQSAEIQPGDHVVEIGPGFGALTSAILEVCPSFTAVEKDRKLADFIREEYPSVNLVESDILEVDFAKLAEEGPVKVMGNIPYSITSPILFKLLENRSHIISETLMMQHEVALRLAANPGTKEYGILAVQLQTFCDVRYLFKVGKKVFRPRPEVDSAVVRIVPKKTPLDDCETEFRRFVRLAFQQRRKTLQNNLKQHYDISQLSASELQRRAESFTITEFEMLFSRIRPLQ, encoded by the coding sequence ATGACAAAAGTTCAATATAAGCATACAGAAATAGCGGTAAAAAAAAAACTGGGTCAAAACTTTCTGACCGACCGAAACACCATCAGAAAAATTGTCCAGTCAGCTGAAATCCAACCTGGCGACCATGTCGTTGAAATCGGACCCGGCTTCGGTGCGCTGACAAGCGCCATTCTGGAAGTATGCCCTTCGTTCACTGCCGTTGAAAAAGACCGTAAACTCGCAGACTTTATCCGCGAAGAGTATCCTTCGGTCAACCTTGTTGAATCAGACATCCTTGAGGTGGACTTCGCGAAACTGGCAGAGGAGGGTCCTGTCAAAGTCATGGGAAACATCCCGTATTCCATCACCAGCCCGATCCTCTTCAAACTGCTCGAAAACCGCAGTCACATTATCTCTGAAACCCTGATGATGCAACATGAAGTCGCCCTCAGGCTTGCGGCAAACCCCGGCACAAAAGAGTACGGAATACTTGCTGTTCAGCTGCAGACCTTCTGCGACGTACGCTATCTGTTCAAAGTCGGAAAAAAAGTGTTTCGCCCCCGGCCGGAGGTCGATAGTGCGGTCGTCCGGATTGTACCAAAAAAAACCCCACTTGATGATTGTGAGACGGAATTCAGAAGATTTGTACGACTTGCTTTTCAGCAGAGGAGAAAAACACTGCAGAACAATCTGAAGCAGCACTACGACATTTCACAACTCAGTGCATCTGAACTGCAAAGACGGGCCGAATCCTTCACGATAACGGAATTCGAGATGCTTTTCAGCAGGATCCGACCGTTGCAGTAA
- a CDS encoding transketolase family protein, with protein MGEQNTVAETAGYVSRGNKATRQGFGEALQEIGQMDSSVVALCSDLTGSLHMQHFQRDFPERFLQVGIAEANMISMAAGLATTGKKPFAGTFAVFATGRVYDQIRQSICYSNLNVKICASHAGLTLGEDGATHQILEDIGLMRGLPRMTVIVPCDYSETKRATRALLEHEGPAYLRFGRPNVPDFTLDEDGFEIGKSIELHPGKDVTVIACGIMVWRALEAARMLEKEGVTVRVINMHTIKPIDKLAIVRAANDTGAIVTAEEHQIYNGLGDAVAHVCAETIPVPIEMVGVEDTFGESGKPDELMAKYKLTTDDILEKIYLALRRKN; from the coding sequence ATGGGAGAACAAAACACTGTTGCCGAAACTGCAGGCTACGTTTCGCGAGGAAATAAGGCTACCCGCCAGGGATTTGGTGAGGCTTTGCAGGAAATAGGTCAGATGGATTCGTCTGTGGTGGCACTGTGTTCCGATCTGACCGGATCGTTGCACATGCAGCATTTTCAGCGCGATTTCCCGGAACGGTTTCTGCAGGTCGGTATCGCTGAGGCAAACATGATTTCAATGGCTGCCGGACTGGCAACGACCGGCAAAAAGCCTTTTGCCGGAACATTTGCGGTGTTTGCTACCGGAAGGGTCTACGATCAGATCCGTCAGTCGATCTGTTATTCGAACCTGAATGTGAAGATCTGTGCATCGCATGCCGGTCTTACACTTGGTGAGGATGGAGCGACCCATCAGATTCTCGAGGATATCGGCCTGATGAGAGGATTGCCCCGCATGACGGTGATTGTTCCCTGTGATTACAGTGAAACCAAAAGGGCTACCCGGGCGTTGCTTGAGCATGAGGGGCCAGCCTATCTCCGGTTTGGCAGGCCGAATGTGCCTGATTTCACTCTTGATGAGGATGGTTTCGAAATAGGAAAGTCTATCGAACTTCATCCTGGAAAAGATGTTACCGTGATTGCCTGCGGTATTATGGTCTGGAGAGCGCTGGAGGCTGCAAGAATGCTTGAAAAAGAAGGGGTGACGGTACGGGTTATCAATATGCATACCATCAAACCGATCGATAAGCTTGCCATCGTCAGGGCAGCCAATGATACCGGAGCGATCGTTACTGCTGAAGAGCATCAGATATACAATGGACTTGGTGATGCGGTTGCGCATGTATGCGCAGAAACGATCCCTGTTCCGATCGAGATGGTCGGTGTCGAAGATACCTTCGGCGAATCCGGAAAGCCTGATGAACTGATGGCAAAATATAAATTGACAACTGACGATATTCTTGAAAAGATCTATCTGGCATTGCGCAGGAAGAATTAA
- a CDS encoding YbaB/EbfC family nucleoid-associated protein has product MGMPNLNDMMKQLKQAGEKMQDVQKQLEKITAEGDAGGGMVRAVVNGKQRVLSVTIDPEIVDDVEMVQDLVVAAVNSALENVTGLAQEEMSKVAGGMMGNQDFLKNFNFGQ; this is encoded by the coding sequence ATGGGAATGCCGAATTTAAATGATATGATGAAGCAGCTGAAGCAGGCCGGCGAAAAAATGCAGGACGTGCAGAAGCAGCTTGAGAAAATAACCGCTGAAGGGGATGCTGGCGGAGGAATGGTCAGGGCTGTCGTTAACGGTAAGCAGAGAGTTCTGTCTGTTACCATCGATCCTGAAATTGTCGATGATGTAGAGATGGTTCAGGATCTGGTTGTGGCTGCAGTCAACAGTGCGCTTGAAAATGTTACGGGTCTTGCACAGGAGGAGATGAGCAAGGTTGCGGGCGGTATGATGGGCAATCAGGATTTTCTGAAAAACTTTAACTTTGGACAGTAA
- the recR gene encoding recombination mediator RecR, with the protein MRYTSAAIESLIEEFAKLPGIGRKTAQRLAMHILHQHTDEVEKFASALIDVKQKVIHCRVCQNVTDIGADPCAICCAKGRDRSVICVVETPSDVLAFEKTGQYRGLYHVLHGVISPLDGIGPDDIGVKELLSRLSPDDGPRVSELIMALNPTVEGETTVLYISKLLKPLGVQVTKIARGIPVGAELEFVDEATLSRALEGRSAL; encoded by the coding sequence ATGCGCTATACTTCTGCGGCAATTGAATCGCTCATCGAAGAATTTGCGAAATTGCCGGGCATTGGCAGGAAAACAGCTCAGCGTCTTGCCATGCATATCCTGCATCAGCATACCGATGAGGTTGAGAAATTTGCGTCTGCCCTGATCGATGTGAAACAGAAAGTGATTCACTGCCGAGTGTGTCAGAACGTGACTGATATTGGTGCAGATCCCTGTGCAATATGTTGCGCCAAAGGCCGAGACAGGTCGGTTATCTGCGTGGTTGAAACTCCTTCGGATGTGCTGGCTTTTGAAAAAACAGGGCAGTACAGAGGATTGTATCATGTATTGCATGGTGTTATTTCCCCGCTTGACGGAATAGGTCCGGATGATATTGGCGTCAAGGAACTCCTTTCGCGTCTTTCTCCTGACGATGGCCCCCGGGTGAGTGAGCTTATCATGGCATTGAACCCCACGGTTGAGGGAGAGACGACAGTTCTCTATATCAGTAAACTGCTCAAGCCACTTGGTGTTCAGGTAACAAAGATCGCCAGAGGTATTCCTGTAGGGGCGGAACTTGAGTTTGTCGACGAAGCAACGCTTTCGAGGGCTCTGGAAGGACGCTCGGCGTTGTGA
- a CDS encoding FAD-dependent oxidoreductase, which translates to MQGDKKSVIILGGGLAGLTAAKRLVDKGFSVKLLEKRSIYGGKVSSWKDDEGDWIESGTHCFFGAYDVLYDLMREINAYHAVLWKDHQLTYTLAKGNNFTFNTWNLPSPLHLMPAIVKNGYFSFGEMASFAKSLVPLALKKEKYPPTQDHLTFTQWARAHKFGDRLLDKMFRPMALALKFIPPEEISAKIILDVTEVFYRIPDASKMGFLKGAPQEYLIHPLQEYCRAKGTEFFDRTAAEELLFDGTEIQGVRLGSGEVLTADYYLSALPVHNLRKVVPDSLRRKEGFFSQIDNLDGVPVISAQIWYDRQITPIDNVLFSPDGVIPVYADLANTTPDYRMLRGKPHMNKSRFEFCVAPAKELMGLSKDEIISMVDQNIRDCYPEQARDAQILKSTLVKIPNSVYAPLPDMEQYRPTQKTPVSNLFLAGGFTKQLYYDSMGGAVMSANLATDELARASGTR; encoded by the coding sequence ATGCAGGGAGATAAAAAATCAGTTATCATTCTTGGGGGGGGGCTTGCAGGTCTCACCGCAGCTAAACGCCTTGTCGATAAGGGTTTCAGTGTCAAACTACTTGAAAAACGTTCGATCTACGGTGGTAAGGTGTCGTCATGGAAAGACGATGAAGGTGACTGGATTGAGTCGGGAACGCATTGCTTTTTTGGCGCCTATGATGTGTTGTATGATCTGATGCGCGAGATCAATGCCTATCACGCCGTGTTATGGAAAGATCATCAACTCACCTATACCCTTGCCAAAGGTAATAATTTTACTTTCAATACCTGGAACCTTCCAAGTCCGCTGCATTTGATGCCTGCGATTGTTAAAAACGGGTATTTTTCGTTTGGTGAAATGGCTTCATTTGCCAAATCGCTTGTTCCGCTTGCCTTGAAGAAGGAGAAGTACCCTCCGACGCAGGACCATCTGACGTTTACCCAATGGGCCAGGGCGCATAAATTCGGAGACCGCCTGCTCGACAAAATGTTCCGACCGATGGCTCTTGCTTTGAAATTTATCCCTCCCGAGGAGATTTCTGCAAAGATTATTCTGGATGTCACCGAGGTTTTCTATCGTATTCCCGATGCATCGAAAATGGGCTTTCTCAAGGGAGCCCCTCAGGAGTATCTTATTCACCCGCTTCAGGAATATTGCAGGGCCAAGGGGACTGAGTTTTTTGACAGGACTGCCGCGGAAGAGCTGCTGTTTGACGGAACAGAGATCCAGGGGGTGCGGCTTGGCAGCGGCGAGGTGCTGACGGCAGACTATTACCTTTCGGCTCTTCCAGTGCATAATCTTCGGAAGGTTGTTCCCGATTCACTGCGTCGTAAAGAAGGCTTTTTCAGTCAGATCGATAACCTTGACGGCGTGCCGGTTATTTCCGCTCAGATCTGGTATGACCGTCAGATCACCCCTATCGATAACGTTCTCTTCAGTCCTGACGGAGTTATTCCTGTCTATGCAGATCTGGCAAATACAACACCCGACTACCGCATGCTGCGCGGTAAGCCGCATATGAACAAGTCAAGGTTCGAGTTTTGTGTCGCTCCTGCAAAAGAGTTGATGGGCCTCAGCAAGGATGAGATCATCAGCATGGTTGATCAAAACATCAGAGATTGCTACCCTGAACAGGCACGCGATGCTCAAATTCTCAAATCAACGCTTGTGAAAATACCCAATTCGGTCTATGCACCGTTACCCGATATGGAGCAGTACCGTCCGACACAGAAAACTCCGGTTTCGAACCTTTTCCTTGCCGGCGGGTTTACAAAGCAGCTCTATTACGATTCCATGGGCGGGGCGGTTATGAGTGCCAATCTGGCAACTGACGAACTGGCTCGGGCATCGGGAACCAGATAA
- a CDS encoding Arm DNA-binding domain-containing protein — translation MYDGGGLCLYLSIAGTKSWQYRNKINGKNTTMMLGAYPGVGLAQA, via the coding sequence CTGTATGACGGCGGCGGGCTTTGTCTCTACCTATCCATCGCCGGCACGAAGAGCTGGCAGTACAGAAACAAAATCAACGGCAAAAATACCACGATGATGCTGGGAGCATATCCTGGTGTCGGGCTGGCACAGGCATGA
- a CDS encoding phage integrase central domain-containing protein, whose protein sequence is MARELFEIAKSEWTEGHAKKMFYRLEWDVIPVPGNMIIGDITAPDVLRTLRFVED, encoded by the coding sequence GTGGCGAGGGAATTGTTCGAGATTGCGAAGAGCGAGTGGACTGAAGGACACGCAAAGAAGATGTTCTATCGGCTGGAGTGGGACGTGATACCGGTGCCTGGAAATATGATTATTGGTGACATCACGGCTCCGGATGTGTTGCGGACTCTGCGATTTGTCGAGGATTGA
- a CDS encoding tyrosine-type recombinase/integrase — translation MRLSRVSRGSWQTRLPGLSRVLRKSRVRHMPAITHPDELARLLRSIEGYTGVFITKSALRLAPMLFVRPGELRSAEWEEINSDEAVWRIPANKTRTGEFLIVPLASQAVAILNDVKLFTGDDRYVFQGRGGELVHEREHTA, via the coding sequence ATGCGCTTGTCACGGGTGTCGAGGGGATCGTGGCAAACCCGGCTGCCCGGGTTGAGCAGGGTGCTGAGAAAATCGAGGGTCAGGCACATGCCTGCGATTACCCATCCTGACGAACTGGCAAGGCTGTTGCGAAGCATAGAGGGATATACGGGGGTTTTCATCACCAAGAGCGCCCTTCGGCTCGCACCGATGCTTTTCGTTCGTCCTGGTGAACTGCGATCCGCCGAATGGGAGGAAATCAATTCCGATGAAGCGGTGTGGAGGATTCCGGCGAACAAGACCAGGACAGGGGAATTCCTGATTGTGCCTCTGGCAAGCCAGGCGGTAGCTATCCTGAATGACGTGAAGCTCTTCACTGGCGATGACCGGTATGTTTTCCAGGGTAGGGGGGGAGAACTCGTTCATGAGCGAGAACACACTGCTTAA
- a CDS encoding ATP-dependent nuclease — MAAKKKVEDAVPLAAPGAGTPRPRLHKFIVKNFRAISSQPVEIELDDIVVLVGPNNAGKSSILRAYEIVMQHGSKDGRLTIDDFPEGVVDPDNLPEVELHTIIYDKAPGDRWIHKTADSEWLIREQWVWDSPNKDPKRRGFDVEKDDWDDQVPWGAPNVANARRPLPHRIDAFASPDTQATEIAKLVTSKLKDKITTIKSDPEQEESDYDLVLAKIKALQTKVVEATEEEIEVIEKDISGYLEKIFPNHKVKFDAKPETDIEKTYTPFKSNADVLLGPEGGYFSEIAHQGSGARRTLLWATLKYLSEANDGEGARPHVLLLDEPEICLHPSAIREARSVLYELPSAGNWQVMITSHSPIFIDLSHDNTTVIRVSRDESAKVRSTTLFRPSRAKLSDDDKKNMKLLNICDPYVHEFFFGGKQVIVEGDTEYTAFSLLRSLHPEDYKDVQIIRARGKGVIPSVARVLLQFSKSFSILHDTDTELTATGKANPAWGMNNSIKDILGWENAGEAVHLVACKTCFETAMFGEEVKTEKPYSALSRVRTDGDARKNVKQLLDSLLDPTLDPPSGCVRWKEIGELA, encoded by the coding sequence ATGGCAGCGAAGAAGAAAGTCGAAGACGCAGTCCCATTGGCTGCCCCCGGAGCCGGAACTCCTCGTCCGCGCCTTCATAAGTTTATCGTCAAGAACTTCCGGGCGATTTCGAGCCAACCAGTAGAGATTGAACTCGATGACATTGTCGTTCTCGTCGGGCCAAACAATGCGGGAAAGAGCAGCATTCTTCGCGCCTACGAGATCGTGATGCAACATGGATCGAAGGATGGTCGCTTAACCATCGACGACTTTCCCGAAGGAGTCGTTGATCCCGACAACTTGCCCGAAGTGGAACTCCACACGATCATTTACGACAAGGCGCCCGGCGACCGCTGGATCCACAAGACTGCCGACAGCGAGTGGCTAATCCGCGAGCAGTGGGTCTGGGATAGTCCCAATAAAGATCCTAAGAGAAGGGGATTTGATGTCGAGAAGGACGACTGGGACGATCAAGTGCCTTGGGGCGCTCCAAATGTTGCTAACGCACGGAGACCGCTACCCCACAGGATTGATGCATTCGCTTCTCCAGACACCCAAGCTACGGAGATTGCGAAACTCGTGACAAGCAAACTCAAGGACAAGATCACGACCATTAAGTCTGATCCAGAACAGGAAGAGTCGGACTACGATCTTGTGCTTGCAAAGATCAAGGCATTGCAGACAAAAGTCGTCGAAGCAACGGAGGAGGAGATCGAGGTTATTGAGAAGGACATTTCCGGCTACTTGGAGAAGATATTCCCGAACCACAAAGTCAAGTTCGATGCTAAGCCGGAAACGGACATCGAGAAGACATATACACCGTTCAAGAGCAATGCCGATGTGCTACTTGGGCCTGAGGGCGGGTATTTCTCCGAAATCGCCCATCAAGGCAGTGGAGCGCGCCGCACATTGCTTTGGGCTACTCTCAAATACCTTTCCGAAGCCAACGATGGTGAAGGGGCACGCCCACATGTGCTGCTTTTGGATGAACCGGAAATATGCCTGCATCCGAGTGCCATCCGTGAGGCGCGTTCCGTTCTCTATGAACTTCCTTCTGCAGGCAACTGGCAAGTCATGATTACCTCACACTCCCCTATATTCATTGATCTCTCGCATGACAATACTACGGTTATTCGGGTTTCTCGGGACGAAAGTGCAAAGGTACGGAGCACCACACTCTTCAGGCCCTCACGAGCCAAACTGAGCGATGATGACAAGAAGAACATGAAGCTTCTCAATATATGTGACCCCTACGTGCATGAGTTCTTTTTTGGTGGCAAACAAGTGATAGTTGAAGGTGACACAGAATACACCGCATTCTCACTGCTGCGTTCACTCCACCCAGAGGATTACAAAGACGTACAGATAATACGTGCACGAGGAAAGGGCGTCATCCCGTCAGTAGCGAGAGTCCTTCTTCAGTTCTCGAAATCGTTCTCAATACTGCACGACACAGACACAGAACTCACTGCCACCGGGAAAGCCAATCCCGCGTGGGGAATGAACAACTCGATCAAGGATATCCTAGGGTGGGAGAATGCAGGTGAAGCCGTCCACCTAGTTGCCTGCAAAACCTGCTTTGAAACAGCGATGTTCGGCGAAGAAGTGAAGACCGAGAAACCCTACAGTGCCCTCTCCAGAGTTCGAACCGACGGGGATGCCCGGAAGAATGTGAAGCAACTTCTGGATAGCCTACTCGACCCCACACTCGACCCACCCTCCGGGTGCGTGCGATGGAAAGAGATAGGAGAACTGGCCTAA
- a CDS encoding tetratricopeptide repeat protein, whose translation MQSTELGILFEKAAVCILKEVFQCWGYDVTNSKIQRSGTQYGFDLYFKIVKGLVTHNLFIECKASNSFNEIKQAELNDKIAQLNWAGFPRKDFHIFFSPTRAVDYNNQQLSIENNDWPFVVVDWMRKQGETSPVLELFAAYKGDDADISSYAGHLFSKEIAPDFTTTKTFTQVCDELKSHLERRIDEHNDVADQVDYRIINGTFWSRVQQNTHQESLHYYYTRTDSSPARLREIVANDYDVRHERLEKEFDQTLRQAIAQKSAIIKILSRGGEGKSTFLCRIAKKFCNQHTVIWLDTLDCLTGIKQKIKRLEMEGALILLLDNAAIYGRELADFAQKLNSQFRKYSLVLVVAEREFRYLNIEGKELLEWSFTESHTIEYRSGRLKKPIFERFIANIQCGQLLPTEIIKEAQRIFLADIRMSVSESIFAAIKYLKEHAGLRGYVFDWEDWANFARFKMPGLERLYLILATFYQFGYSLDVGFCTCFLKGADALDINTALNQNPNLPIYRRGRHLFLRHETLAAWFLDEKEAWGHTNQANSELLFHAFLRNINAPVARDLFIWVCIKNKDFRRSFLARMVDNEKRMEVLKGYIQQNPGELKCRTELSKIYQQQKKWKEAGDILLDLKRLDPDNLQARTELSKIYQQQKKWKEAGDILLDLKRLDPDNLQARTELSKIYQQQKKWKEAGDILLDLKRLDPDNLQARTELSKIYQQQKKWKEAGDILLDLKRLDPDNLQARTELSKIYQQQKKWKEAEDILLEEIKIAPDALHPRTELSKIYQQQKKWKEAKDILLDLKRLDPDNLQARTELSKIYQQQKKWKEAEDILLEEIKIAPDALHPRTELSKIYQQQKKWKKAEDILLEEIKIAPDALHPRTELSKIYQQQKKWKEAEDILLESLYIDAEQLHPRTELSKIYQQQKKWKEAEDILLESLYIDAEQLHPRTELSKIYQQQKKWKEAEDILLESLYIDAEQLHPRTELSKIYQQQKKWKKAEDILLEEIKIAPDALHPRTELSKIYQQQKKWKEAEDILLESLYIDAEQLHPRTELSKIYQQQKKWKEAEDILLEALAIDSEDLKSLTELYIVYRNTGRSEHGETLLLKCLSINPYDLNSLLEMGKLCAMQPTRREEAENYFKRLLLTDPENLHAKTELASLYARMRKWPKREKILFEIYKKGKADTFILKDLAQVFQRFKKYRIAIKLLERALALWADNLLLMADLMDIYAMLSDWNNFYVWHDRATKIMSKNLHHKNIDRFRQRMERINLSQNDAHELVSLYKKGVMGQDFVEYGNDRFCLREGSVVNYRLKPGNKVYFALYGNNEEMLADFIEPYFEDIEDLYKLK comes from the coding sequence ATGCAAAGTACTGAACTAGGAATACTATTTGAAAAAGCTGCAGTCTGCATTTTGAAGGAGGTTTTTCAGTGCTGGGGCTATGATGTCACGAACTCAAAAATCCAACGCTCAGGTACGCAATACGGTTTCGATTTGTATTTTAAAATCGTCAAAGGCTTGGTTACTCATAATTTGTTTATAGAGTGCAAAGCATCCAATAGTTTCAATGAAATAAAACAAGCCGAACTGAACGATAAAATTGCGCAGCTGAATTGGGCAGGCTTTCCTCGTAAGGACTTTCACATTTTCTTTTCGCCAACTCGTGCCGTAGACTACAACAACCAACAACTGAGCATTGAAAACAACGACTGGCCTTTTGTCGTCGTAGATTGGATGCGCAAACAAGGTGAAACGAGCCCTGTTCTAGAATTGTTCGCTGCTTATAAAGGGGATGATGCCGACATATCTTCTTATGCAGGCCACCTTTTTTCTAAAGAAATTGCTCCAGACTTCACAACTACCAAAACTTTCACCCAAGTCTGCGATGAGCTGAAGTCTCATTTGGAGCGGCGCATCGACGAACATAATGATGTCGCAGATCAAGTTGATTATCGCATTATCAATGGTACTTTTTGGAGCCGGGTGCAACAGAATACGCATCAGGAATCTCTGCATTATTACTACACTCGTACAGACTCCTCTCCTGCTAGGTTGAGGGAGATCGTTGCTAATGATTACGATGTTAGGCATGAGAGGCTGGAAAAAGAATTTGACCAGACGCTTCGCCAAGCTATCGCGCAGAAATCGGCGATAATTAAAATCCTCTCCAGAGGCGGGGAAGGAAAATCCACGTTTCTTTGTCGCATTGCCAAGAAGTTCTGCAATCAACACACAGTTATTTGGCTGGATACCCTGGATTGCCTGACAGGCATCAAACAGAAAATTAAGCGTCTCGAGATGGAAGGTGCACTGATTCTTCTGCTCGACAACGCCGCAATCTATGGGAGAGAATTGGCAGACTTTGCCCAAAAACTTAACTCCCAGTTCAGAAAATATTCGCTGGTTCTTGTGGTGGCGGAGAGGGAATTTCGCTATTTGAATATTGAAGGGAAGGAGCTTCTGGAGTGGTCCTTTACCGAATCCCACACCATCGAATACCGTTCTGGTCGGCTCAAAAAACCCATATTCGAACGGTTCATAGCAAATATTCAGTGCGGTCAACTTCTTCCCACAGAAATAATAAAAGAGGCACAAAGGATATTTCTTGCCGACATACGCATGAGCGTCTCGGAATCCATATTCGCTGCCATCAAATACCTAAAGGAACATGCTGGACTTAGAGGATATGTTTTCGACTGGGAAGACTGGGCGAATTTCGCAAGATTTAAAATGCCTGGGCTTGAGCGGCTCTACCTGATCCTCGCCACCTTCTATCAATTTGGCTATAGCCTTGATGTCGGTTTCTGTACTTGTTTTCTGAAAGGTGCGGATGCACTTGATATTAATACGGCCCTGAACCAGAATCCCAACCTGCCGATCTATCGCCGTGGCCGCCATCTGTTTCTCCGGCATGAAACGCTGGCCGCATGGTTCCTTGATGAGAAAGAAGCATGGGGGCACACCAATCAAGCAAACTCCGAACTGCTCTTTCATGCATTTCTGAGAAACATCAATGCACCCGTCGCGCGCGATCTTTTCATCTGGGTTTGTATCAAGAATAAAGATTTTCGCCGTTCCTTCCTCGCGAGAATGGTGGACAACGAGAAGCGCATGGAGGTGCTGAAAGGCTATATTCAGCAAAATCCTGGAGAATTAAAGTGCCGCACGGAACTGAGCAAAATCTACCAGCAGCAGAAGAAGTGGAAAGAGGCGGGAGACATCTTGCTGGATTTAAAACGGCTCGATCCGGATAACCTCCAGGCTCGCACGGAACTGAGCAAAATCTACCAGCAGCAGAAGAAGTGGAAAGAGGCGGGAGACATCTTGCTGGATTTAAAACGGCTCGATCCGGATAACCTCCAGGCTCGCACGGAACTGAGCAAAATCTACCAGCAGCAGAAGAAGTGGAAAGAGGCGGGAGACATCTTGCTGGATTTAAAACGGCTCGATCCGGATAACCTCCAGGCTCGCACGGAACTGAGCAAAATCTACCAGCAGCAGAAGAAGTGGAAAGAGGCGGGAGACATCTTGCTGGATTTAAAACGGCTCGATCCGGATAACCTCCAGGCTCGCACGGAACTGAGCAAAATCTACCAGCAGCAGAAGAAGTGGAAAGAGGCGGAAGACATCTTGCTGGAGGAAATAAAAATCGCTCCTGATGCTCTCCATCCGCGCACGGAACTGAGCAAAATCTACCAGCAGCAGAAGAAGTGGAAAGAGGCGAAAGACATCTTGCTGGATTTAAAACGGCTCGATCCGGATAACCTCCAGGCTCGCACGGAACTGAGCAAAATCTACCAGCAGCAGAAGAAGTGGAAAGAGGCGGAAGACATCTTGCTGGAGGAAATAAAAATCGCTCCTGATGCTCTCCATCCGCGCACGGAACTGAGCAAAATCTACCAGCAGCAGAAGAAGTGGAAAAAGGCGGAAGACATCTTGCTGGAGGAAATAAAAATCGCTCCTGATGCTCTCCATCCGCGCACGGAACTGAGCAAAATCTACCAGCAGCAGAAGAAGTGGAAAGAGGCGGAAGACATCTTGCTGGAGTCTCTATATATTGATGCCGAGCAACTCCATCCGCGCACGGAACTGAGCAAAATCTACCAGCAGCAGAAGAAGTGGAAAGAGGCGGAAGACATCTTGCTGGAGTCTCTATATATTGATGCCGAGCAACTCCATCCGCGCACGGAACTGAGCAAAATCTACCAGCAGCAGAAGAAGTGGAAAGAGGCGGAAGACATCTTGCTGGAGTCTCTATATATTGATGCCGAGCAACTCCATCCGCGCACGGAACTGAGCAAAATCTACCAGCAGCAGAAGAAGTGGAAAAAGGCGGAAGACATCTTGCTGGAGGAAATAAAAATCGCTCCTGATGCTCTCCATCCGCGCACGGAACTGAGCAAAATCTACCAGCAGCAGAAGAAGTGGAAAGAGGCGGAAGACATCTTGCTGGAGTCTCTATATATTGATGCCGAGCAACTCCATCCGCGCACGGAACTGAGCAAAATCTACCAGCAGCAGAAGAAGTGGAAGGAGGCGGAAGACATCCTGCTGGAGGCCCTGGCCATTGATTCTGAAGACCTCAAATCGCTGACGGAACTTTATATCGTTTACAGAAATACTGGCAGGTCGGAGCATGGAGAGACGCTGTTGCTCAAGTGTTTGTCCATCAATCCATACGACTTGAATTCATTGCTTGAGATGGGAAAGCTTTGTGCCATGCAGCCAACGCGTAGAGAGGAAGCCGAGAATTATTTCAAGAGGCTCTTACTGACTGATCCGGAGAATCTTCACGCAAAAACAGAATTGGCCTCATTATATGCCAGGATGCGAAAATGGCCGAAACGTGAAAAAATACTGTTCGAGATTTACAAAAAAGGCAAAGCTGACACATTCATATTAAAAGATCTCGCTCAGGTTTTTCAGCGCTTCAAGAAATACCGTATCGCGATCAAGCTCTTGGAGCGAGCACTTGCTCTCTGGGCCGACAACCTGCTTCTAATGGCTGACCTGATGGATATATATGCCATGTTGTCTGACTGGAATAATTTTTATGTTTGGCACGACCGGGCCACAAAAATCATGAGCAAGAATCTCCATCATAAAAATATTGATCGATTTCGGCAGCGAATGGAACGGATTAACTTGAGCCAGAATGACGCACACGAACTTGTTTCACTCTATAAGAAAGGCGTAATGGGCCAAGATTTTGTTGAATACGGCAATGACCGTTTTTGCCTCCGTGAAGGAAGTGTAGTCAACTATAGGTTGAAACCAGGCAACAAGGTCTATTTCGCACTTTATGGTAACAACGAGGAGATGCTGGCAGATTTCATTGAGCCCTATTTCGAAGACATTGAGGATTTATATAAATTGAAATAG